tcggtagctaccccacttagcgatAACATAGAggtagatatgatttttccgggtagtccagtagtagtggatggaaagatcctcccagtagacttggttcctctaccagtaatggatttcgatgtaatcctggggatggattggttggcaactcattatgccaccttagactgcaggaacaaaaaggtgtatttccacgtacctggtgtggaagagtttagctttgatggtgacaggagcgtggctccatataatttggtgtcagcaattagtgccagaaaaatgttgaggcgtggatgccaagggtatttggcattggtgagagatacatctgtagaaggtgtcagcatggaaaatgttcctgttgtcagagaattcatggatgtcttcccgaaGAGCTCGTGGTTGCCACcgtaaaggggaatagagttcgcattgatgttgttccggtacaaaccccatatccatgccaccttacaggatggcaccagaattgaaagagtcaaggagcaactacaggagcttttggacaagggtttcatacgtccgagcacttcacctggGTGCTTCGtttctattcgtgagaaagaaggatgggtcattgaggttgtgtattgactatagacagtgaacaaggtgatcgtgaagaacaagtatccacttcctgatCGATGACTGCTTGATCAcctcaaggggctagattcttttccaagatagactgcgATCGTGCTACCAtcgattgaaaatcagaatgaggacgtgtccaaaacggcattcgtgacaagatatggtcattatgagttcttggtgatgtcttttggactcactaatgcaccaaagaccttcatggacttgatgaacagggtgttcaagccatttttggaccgttttgtcatcgtattcatagatgacattttgatatactctcggaccgaggaagaacacgtgtggcacttgaggatggtgttgcagaccttgagggagcaccagctatatgccaaattttcaaaatgtgaattttagctagaaagcatctcattcttgggacatgtggtttctagtgacggtattcaagtggatcccaagaaaattgaagtcagaatcgattggcttaggcctacaataccaccgaggtgcgaagttttctgggtttagctggctactataggcgttttgtacaagatttctccaggatagcggcttccctaactaagttgaccaggaagaatgttccattcatttggacagatgactgtgaggtgagtttccagaagcttaaggagtgtctaaccactgcccctgtgttgacactacctgtgagtggtgaagggtacaccgtgtattgtgacgcctccagagttggcctagggtgtgtcttgatgcaaaatggaaaggtagtggcttatgcttcaaggaagctgaagaggcatgagcagaactacctcacccatgatttggaaatggcggctgtagtctttgcactgaaaatctggagacactacctgtatggtgaagtgtgcgagatatacaccgaccacaagagtttaaagtatatcttccaacagagggatttaaacttgagacataggagatggatggagcttctgaaagactatgattacaccatccagtaccaccctgggaaggccaatgttgtggcagatgctttgagcaggaaatcttctagtagtttggcgcacatttcagcagagaagagaccgttgattcaggaagtacatgagttaatggatcaaggtttaatcctagatctttcagatgagggggtattgttggctcatttttcggtgaggccagacttgagggatagagttagagtttcccagcacagagaccaataattgatgaaaattatagaaagagtacagcaaggtgaaggtggtgagtttggatttgccaatgatggcgccctagtgcaaggttctaggatatgtgtgcccgatgtggacaacctcaggaatgaaatcatgcgagaggcacactacacactttacagtgtccacccaggttccaccaaaatgtaccatgatgtgaaagatagctaccgtggaatggcatgaagagagacatagcactttgtatccaagtgcttgacttgtcgaaggtgaagtttgaacaccagagaccgccgtgaagctgcaagagctcctatcccgtaatggaagtgggaaatgattactatggattttgtggatcgGTTGCCTCGcatcacgcgaggatatgattcgatatgggtaattgtagaccgcttgaccaaatcactcacttcttacctgtgaagactacatattctgtggcacagtatgcccggctctacattcgagaaatagtcagattgcatggagttccggcttccgtaatatctgacagagggccccagttcacttctcagttttggagaaagttgcaggaggcacttggcacacgctgAACTTCAAgatggctttccaccctcgcatgcagacagtcgaaaggacaatccaaacatcgaagacatgcttcgcatgagtgtcttggattttgaggtcaatgggatgagcaaactagctttggtggagttcgctATAACAACAgcttatcactccaaagataggatggcaccctatgaggcactatatggaagaaagtgtaggtctctccgtgttggacagaaatggggaagcgaaggtgcatgatgtagacctagtgcaagacacttcgAGGTAGTTCATTTAATCGTGAACGATCGAGGACAATTTTCAAGAgatgtaagagttatgcagacctgacggagggatgtggagtttgcaaaggcgactatgtattctcaaggtttctccaatgaagggagtcatgagatttggaaagaagggcaagttgacacctcggtatattggacctttgaggttaccgatagagttggagcagcttGCCTACGGCTgcactaccacccaacctttctcacgttcatcccgtgtttcacatctccatgctcaggaaatacattccagatccttctcatgtactatagccggatgtgatagagctaaaagagaacttgacatttgaggagcaacctgtagccatagtggactaccaagtgagacagctaagatccaaacagatccctatggttaaggttttgtggaggagtcagtcggtggaagagtgcacctgggagtcagaacgggacatgcgtagcaagtacccttatttgttcaatgtataatcatgtgctttattctgccttgtgtaaaattcgaggacgaattttctgtaaggggggaagaatgtaacaccccaaaatttttaattttatgagcatttttagtattttaattttattaaatttttggaatttttttgagatttttcggattttaaaaatcgggttcgattttccgaaaatataaactttgatgatttttaaaaattaatttaaagaccacgtggcaaaactaaaaatatatttggagtctacgtatttttctgagttttctggaattttttcggaatttttggacctcgttttcggtcccgaggcagagtaaaaattcaaaattttgtatttcgaatcgaaccggccgaatcgaaccggaccggatcggaccggtcgaatcggaccggccttttccttcttccctttttcttccccgcgcgcgtcgtccctctcccttttctctctcttttctctctcctccccacccccAGCCGCCCACCGCCACCTTGACCCCACGGCCGCCTCCCAGGCCACCCACCGCCACCCAAACAATGAAAAATGCGCGCGAACGCCTCACTGGCTGCCGATtcagcttccccggccaaatccggtcgatcaggccaccaattggaccgggtcttgtgtctaaaatcatctactcggcgagagctttccatagacaccaagaacgccgaaatccatcgagcggtttgtccgatttttgctcgggaagattttagcccatttcgacttttgggctagatttctcgaaaaccgtgaatcccacgagaaaaccgaggctactagcatgctccactcgtcgagagcttcgcaacgacataaatttcgaattttttcgacaccgtttttcggtgggtcccacgaaacttcgcagtgtattttcgagcattaaatgagcttagaaaattctgaaaaatttatgtactaacccccgtgttatgggcttcgtgtaggtatcctcgattcgcggaaattcgacagttgaccgggtctgcaaaattccggccagacagacccgttaccggaaaagtctccgaattggaccgaggttttggctagccccccattgtcagacgtcctgagcgcgttcccgaagtcggaatcggcaaaggtaaacccgaaccttgctttttcctaattttctagtgcttaaataggattaaaaatccataaaatattcgtggtagcttagaaaattacgattttttttgcaatagtttagtaatattgctaaggaccgcggggcaaagttttataatttttagagcttgtttgggcagtttttgcaaaaatgatcaataataaggactaaattgaaatttttgcgtattgtgacgatgattgatttgatgggcccaggaggggctgtgtgatatgattgagttgtggatgtatggattgtgagtatagaagtgtattttgagcccttttgcaggttgggtaggtcctaggtatagggaagactctgccggattttcggcatgacttaggacatatttggtcttttcttgatttgtattgagtcatttgtgttaaataaatgtaatgtaattatcaggtgagccgggacagccttcttcctccgcccagccgccacagtgattgtcgtcaagtttgtgagtaaaatattaattttaattgtaatttcgatattattatatgttcagcatacccatgcatcacttatatgcatatatttatgtagttaagctctaggcacgatttatgatgcattgataactgttaaagtgccatgatattgttgtggtaatttggagcagcagcgcgGCGCGTTggcgcgtgtgatgtggtgtggactatggataggacgggtagtcacggcttgagttcttcgctgggatccgatccttcgaggggtagtcacggcttgagttcttcgctgggaccctcgatttggtttattaagcgaaagtccggcttgagttcttcgctggcaccaggttggatttaagagagtcatgcaggatcagctcccatatattatgattgatgctacagggtgcgtgagtgctccaaattacctttttgatgttatgatgtgaaaatgatgttgatgttgcatttcactctacagggtgtattagttttagatagttatagagattatggttaaaattgatattttactctctgagtcgaacgctcgctcctgttcaaaaatttttccaggccacaggagaatatttttgaggttaacctgctttctccctcgcaggtcgattactaatgtttgtataaacttgttaaatcttagaatttccgcatgtgttagaaatgtttatttgatttgggtctgtaaactaaattattattttggacctgtaaacttaatattctatgcatgtttgatggattggatgagggagctgagctcccatttatttttatgctgatgagtatgtggagggtgagctgagctccccaattgagtatttattgtgtttacaggtcgggtgagtcgaaaactccccgttgaaaagtccattttatggccggactatgtccgtttggtttcttgaaattgggcccaaatgggccttagaattgggttaatgaacagttaggcttactacgggcctcgggggctttaggctggcccaggtcctagtgtcggtccggcccataggttgggtcgtgacaggttTTGTTTTTAATAGTAACTAGAAagacataatttattttttttaaataaatgggaaaatcgtaaaaaaaaaaaaatcaacttttgTCCATTTCTATAATTttactcattttttttttataaattcacccCAATTTTTTAGGAATGATTTAATTGTAACTCACAGTTAATGGGACCATTAACGGTAGGCTGCGATTAATTCAACGTCAAAAGGTAAGGATGtaattgtcaaaaaaaaaatagagcacAATTGTAAAATCTTTGAAatgttgggtttttttttttgaaatgaaaattttgaaaaaacttttttataacttttcttattttctccctaaattaaataaaaatattatttattttcttttctttatttattttattgtcttttctttttctaaataaaaaaaattatatatatatatatatatatatatatatatatatatatatatatatatatatatatatatatatatatatatatatatccctctTTATAATTTTTCTCAAGTTATTTTccccttaattttttaattaaatataggaTTGGCAAAATCTAAATCATACCAAAAAAACATATGTTTTTCCTTGTATCGAATGGTCAATGGACTTAAAAAAATTAagacttttttaattttaattttaatataattttttacttatgaaaattaaatttttatattaataacatttttaaaatattttttattagtaaaatataataatttttatcaattttaatttaatttttgacaaattttatttataatttctaattaaaataaactatagttcatattatttatttaccaTTAATGAgaaatttctaaataattttttaaaaataaattttaaaatttcaaataattttttacgattttaccttttttttataataattgcactgattttttttttatataattatactcTATCCTTTTTTTAACAATTAGACCCTGATATTTTaggaataattttaattatacctTGCCAAAAGTTAACAATAGAGTATAATTAATTCGGCCTCTATAGATTAAGGTGGAATTGTTAAAAAAAAGATAAggcaaaattataaaaatcgataAAAATTGAgatatattttgttttaatttttccaAAATAAAATTCGAAAGAAAAACTCCAATGGCATTTTAGTAATAATAATTCCAAGTTCCAACCTTCTTGTTCTATCACAGGGTTTTCAGAACCCAAAGTCAAAAACCCTTGATTTGAAGCTCTCAGCCTCCGACACCACCATGAGTTTAATTGCAGGCTCCTACGAGAAATTCATCTGGGGTTTCAAGCTCAAACCCTTAAAACACAACGATTCACAGGAAGCCTTAACTCTAATCCCACTCTTCTCCTACCCTGCCCACCTCGCCCCCATCACCACAGCCGCTGCCGCTGGCCCTGCTGCCGCATCCGGTTCTTCCGACGATACCATTCACATATACGACATTCCTTCCGCCTCCTCCCTTGGTTCCCTCCACCACCACACCTCCTCTGTcacctctctctccttcttcaccCCTCCCTCCCTCTCCTTTCCCCGCAACCTCCTCTCTGCCGCTGCCGACGGCTCCGTCTGCATCTTCGATGCCGACCCCTTTGTCCACTTAAAGACAGTATGGGCTCACAAGAAGGGTGTGAATGACTTGTCCATACATCCATCTGGGAAATTGGCGCTTACGGTGGGGAGGGACGAATGCTTGGCGATGTTGAATTTAGTGAGGGGAAGGAGGAGCTTTTATTGTAGGCTGGGGAAGGAGGCGAGTTTGGTGAAGTTTGATTTGGGTGGAGAGAGATTTTTTATGGTGACAGAAGAGAAGGTTGGGATTCATCAGGCTGAAGATGCCCGGCTGGTGACTGAGCTTGAGTGTAGGAAACGGGTTCTTTGTGCTGCTTCTGGAGAGGTTAGATTTTGTTTTTGAATtttggatttgagttttattggttctgttattattattattattattattcatgaTGATGTTTGAGCTCTAGTTTTGTATATAACTATTATTCTTGCC
The Hevea brasiliensis isolate MT/VB/25A 57/8 chromosome 18, ASM3005281v1, whole genome shotgun sequence genome window above contains:
- the LOC110651344 gene encoding uncharacterized protein LOC110651344, whose product is MSLIAGSYEKFIWGFKLKPLKHNDSQEALTLIPLFSYPAHLAPITTAAAAGPAAASGSSDDTIHIYDIPSASSLGSLHHHTSSVTSLSFFTPPSLSFPRNLLSAAADGSVCIFDADPFVHLKTVWAHKKGVNDLSIHPSGKLALTVGRDECLAMLNLVRGRRSFYCRLGKEASLVKFDLGGERFFMVTEEKVGIHQAEDARLVTELECRKRVLCAASGENELLFTGGEDRNITAWDTNSGKLAYCIEDAHSARVKGIVVLTRNDDDVNDPYLLASASSDGVIRVWDVRMAVKEKPNPLAEANTKSRLTCLAGSSLKSLKRPQMGNNVPREKPGAAGEGSQE